Proteins from one Desulfobulbaceae bacterium genomic window:
- the smpB gene encoding SsrA-binding protein SmpB — protein sequence MAHTKSKNSVPGKVVCTNKKAHFEYQIESTYEAGMMLLGPEVKSLRAGKANLRDGYAQIKNEELFLHNVHISTYVFASLQAPNPLRVRKLLLHKQELKKLIGKTKEKGVALIPLKIYFKGNGKAKLILGLARGKKLYDKRASIKDRESDREMNRLNKGNRYT from the coding sequence ATGGCTCATACTAAATCAAAAAACTCTGTGCCTGGAAAAGTTGTTTGTACCAACAAAAAGGCTCACTTTGAGTATCAGATAGAAAGCACCTATGAAGCAGGAATGATGCTTTTAGGGCCTGAGGTCAAATCGTTACGTGCCGGTAAGGCAAATTTACGTGATGGCTACGCTCAAATTAAAAATGAAGAGTTGTTCTTGCATAATGTTCATATTTCAACTTATGTTTTTGCATCTCTTCAAGCCCCTAATCCCCTGCGAGTGCGGAAACTTCTTCTGCACAAACAGGAGTTAAAAAAACTCATTGGTAAAACTAAAGAAAAGGGAGTTGCTTTAATACCTCTCAAGATATACTTTAAAGGCAATGGCAAAGCAAAGTTGATATTAGGTTTAGCACGAGGCAAAAAGCTTTATGATAAGCGGGCTTCAATCAAAGATCGTGAATCCGATCGGGAGATGAACCGGCTCAACAAAGGAAATCGCTACACCTAA